From one Electrophorus electricus isolate fEleEle1 chromosome 20, fEleEle1.pri, whole genome shotgun sequence genomic stretch:
- the si:dkey-33m11.6 gene encoding calcium/calmodulin-dependent protein kinase II inhibitor 2 → MSEVLPYNEENMTHYGNDGDEEHLSFTCRLQDTNNFFSGNQNKRPPKLGQIGRSKRVEEDNDAEALEKNTDKSSSSA, encoded by the exons ATGTCGGAGGTCTTGCCATACAACGAGGAAAATATGACTCATTATGGCAACGACGGGGACGAAGAACACCTTTCCTTCACCTGTCGCCTGCAAGACACCAACAACTTTTTCAGTGGTAACCAGAATAAGCGACCACCAAAGCTCGGGCAAATTGGGAGAAGCAAAAGAG TTGAAGAAGACAATGACGCTGAAGCACTGGAGAAGAACACAGACAAGTCGTCCTCATCAGCATGA
- the LOC113585532 gene encoding LOW QUALITY PROTEIN: trypsin-3 (The sequence of the model RefSeq protein was modified relative to this genomic sequence to represent the inferred CDS: inserted 1 base in 1 codon) encodes MAWILSWSLVVLTVFFANCDFIQSRITANYAAKPNSFRYIVSLQTSKTQHFCGGSLVHKFWVLTAAHCNIGLDYMMIVAGDHTLGVYEGTEQYSKPHSLVPHPLYNKSTNNADIMFIKLWAPIELSGYASLAPLPKQNTAVLPGQVSRVSGWGSPRQSRAEIPPALRTLNLRILSTAKCNGSRSFDGNITSNMICAGDGTGGEDARKGSCYSGDSGVPLVCDGRVYGLVSWGNGCGDSGFLGVYTAVSXFRRWIDQNIYSAVRRCRKYRKL; translated from the exons ATGGCCTGGATACTGTCTTGGTCCTTGGTGGTCCTGACTGTGTTTTTTGCCAACT GTGATTTTATTCAGAGCCGAATAACTGCCAACTATGCGGCAAAACCAAATTCATTCAGATACATCGTGTCTTTGCAAACCTCCAAGACCCAGCATTTCTGTGGAGGATCCCTGGTGCACAAGTTCTGGGTGCTTACTGCCGCACACTGTAATATAG GGCTGGACTACATGATGATAGTGGCTGGAGATCATACGCTGGGTGTGTATGAAGGGACAGAGCAGTATTCTAAACCACATTCCCTCGTACCTCACCCGTTATACAACAAGAGCACCAATAACGCAGACATCATGTTTATTAAG CTCTGGGCTCCAATAGAGCTCAGCGGATACGCCTCCCTGGCGCCCCTCCCCAAACAGAATACGGCCGTGCTACCTGGGCAAGTGTCCCGGGTATCAGGATGGGGCTCCCCCAGGCAGAGCAGGGCCGAGATCCCCCCTGCCCTGCGCACACTCAACCTGCGCATCCTTTCCACAGCCAAGTGTAATGGCAGCAGGTCCTTCGACGGGAATATTACGTCCAACATGATCTGTGCCGGGGACGGTACTGGAGGCGAAGATGCACGCAAGGGTTCGTGTTATTCG GGGGACTCAGGTGTGCCGCTGGTGTGTGACGGGCGAGTCTATGGCCTGGTCTCCTGGGGCAATGGTTGTGGAGACTCCGGGTTTCTGGGAGTGTACACCGCCGTGT CGTTCCGCAGGTGGATCGACCAGAACATCTACAGTGCTGTCAGAAGATGTCGCAAGTACAGGAAGCTTTAG